One Chloroflexota bacterium genomic window carries:
- a CDS encoding YfhO family protein — translation MRRFLLHPFSFLLLVWLLFFWRYLVGQVTFPSGDFTYQFFVFRDIAYRALAAGHLPLWSDCFFAGYPFHADPQSQLFYPPIWISFALLKIMGWGNFPLFALTLETTFHYLLVSIFTFCFLRAELGSPTRPGSLAPLLGSITFTYGGYLTGYPPLQSAILETVAWLPLILLILHRLTESPITNNQLRLIAFSSITLALAFFAGHPQTFLFVAYLSVAYFIYRAAVNARPWRWTLTRLAAIFGLLFGLSLVQLLPQAQYLSLSTRASLTFEQLASGFSSGIVKQFLITDPVWSPLYVGILPLVLALTAVAAVRKSSVLFWLGVALVSLVLSLGGNTPLYTLAYYLLPGYRLFRGQERLAMLVSFSLATLAAYGLAAIISWWSSRGEGRGVKAVSLLIVGFTVLNLYLTRTSTNLVVPFDPYPYNLILDPIRADREPFFRVQDDARMQGHFACGYGFKEWGGISPIRPAAWATFDEHAPESLRWKVIGMKYLITWKNGALTRENELPPAVRVAEGLAPQGEAKVYMMYELPRRAWPVYQTQTTDDVFAALRAPGFDPFATAVIRPPSPLFGALPNGGEGRGEGAVTVIGDYPGHLSLTVTTDSPALLVISEAYYPGWAASVNGQPAPALEADAYLLAVPVPAGDSTVELSYRPITLLVGALVSLLSLAVCTLLIVFRPREASNL, via the coding sequence ATGCGCCGCTTCCTCCTTCATCCTTTCTCCTTCCTCCTTCTCGTCTGGCTCCTCTTCTTTTGGCGCTACCTCGTCGGCCAGGTGACATTTCCAAGCGGCGACTTCACCTATCAATTCTTCGTCTTCCGCGACATCGCCTACCGCGCCCTCGCCGCCGGCCACTTGCCGCTGTGGTCTGATTGCTTTTTCGCCGGCTATCCCTTCCACGCCGACCCGCAATCCCAACTCTTCTATCCGCCCATCTGGATCAGTTTTGCTCTGCTCAAGATCATGGGCTGGGGCAACTTCCCCCTCTTTGCCCTCACTCTGGAAACGACCTTTCACTATCTTCTCGTCAGCATCTTCACCTTTTGCTTTTTACGCGCCGAGCTGGGTTCTCCCACGCGCCCCGGCTCCCTTGCTCCCTTGCTCGGTTCCATCACCTTCACCTACGGCGGCTACCTCACCGGCTACCCGCCACTGCAATCCGCCATCCTCGAAACCGTCGCCTGGCTCCCGCTCATTCTCCTCATTCTCCACCGCCTGACCGAATCACCAATCACCAATAACCAATTACGCCTCATCGCTTTCTCTTCCATCACTCTCGCCCTCGCCTTCTTCGCCGGCCACCCGCAAACCTTTCTCTTCGTCGCCTATCTCTCCGTTGCCTATTTCATCTATCGCGCCGCCGTCAATGCCCGCCCCTGGCGCTGGACGCTGACACGCCTCGCCGCCATCTTCGGCCTGCTCTTCGGCCTCTCGCTCGTTCAGCTTTTGCCGCAGGCGCAATACCTCTCGCTTTCCACTCGCGCCTCGCTCACCTTCGAGCAACTTGCCAGCGGCTTCTCGTCCGGCATCGTCAAGCAGTTCCTTATCACCGATCCGGTTTGGAGCCCGTTGTACGTTGGCATTTTGCCATTAGTGCTGGCCCTGACCGCCGTGGCCGCCGTCCGCAAAAGTAGCGTTCTGTTTTGGCTTGGCGTTGCGCTCGTGAGTCTTGTTCTTTCGCTCGGCGGCAACACGCCTCTTTACACGCTCGCCTACTATCTCCTTCCCGGCTACCGCCTCTTTCGCGGACAAGAGCGGTTGGCGATGCTGGTCTCGTTTTCGCTGGCGACGCTGGCGGCGTATGGCCTGGCGGCGATCATTTCCTGGTGGTCTTCGAGGGGAGAGGGGAGGGGGGTGAAGGCCGTCTCCCTGCTAATCGTCGGCTTCACCGTCCTCAACCTGTATCTCACTCGCACCTCCACCAATCTCGTCGTGCCGTTCGATCCCTATCCTTACAATCTCATCCTCGATCCCATCCGCGCCGACCGCGAACCTTTCTTCCGCGTGCAAGACGATGCCCGCATGCAGGGCCACTTCGCTTGCGGCTACGGATTCAAAGAGTGGGGCGGCATCTCGCCCATCCGGCCTGCCGCCTGGGCAACGTTCGACGAACACGCGCCCGAGAGCTTGCGCTGGAAAGTGATCGGAATGAAATACCTGATTACATGGAAGAACGGCGCGTTGACTCGTGAGAACGAACTGCCGCCCGCCGTCCGTGTGGCCGAGGGCTTGGCCCCTCAGGGCGAGGCGAAAGTTTACATGATGTACGAACTTCCGCGCCGCGCCTGGCCCGTCTATCAAACGCAAACGACCGACGACGTTTTCGCCGCCTTGCGCGCCCCCGGTTTCGATCCTTTTGCAACTGCTGTCATTCGCCCCCCCTCTCCCCTGTTCGGCGCTCTCCCGAACGGGGGAGAGGGCCGGGGTGAGGGGGCCGTGACTGTGATAGGAGACTACCCCGGCCACCTCTCGCTGACGGTGACAACCGACTCGCCCGCCCTGCTCGTCATCAGCGAAGCCTACTATCCCGGTTGGGCCGCCAGCGTGAATGGGCAACCCGCTCCCGCCCTCGAAGCCGACGCTTACCTGCTGGCCGTCCCCGTCCCGGCAGGCGACTCAACTGTTGAACTCAGCTATCGCCCCATAACATTACTTGTTGGCGCACTTGTTTCTTTGTTATCATTAGCCGTCTGCACTCTGCTAATTGTGTTTCGCCCACGCGAAGCATCCAATCTCTAA
- a CDS encoding glycosyltransferase family 39 protein, whose translation MRKLQHAPRRGQPIFWLVVSFIIVGSIYAVTTPLFEASDELWHYPMVQHLSRGGALPVQDPNNVGPWRQEASQPPLYYYLMGWATAWVDIAKGDDMQQVRWLNPHVDNGIITADGNINLAIHTPAENWPWRGTVLAVRLVRLLSVLMSAGTVLFTYLLAREFFDDEPSRLMSAAIVAFTPMFAFISGAVNNDNLASLLSAAILFLLVRFVRNTQYPIPNTQYLLLGILLGLAALTKQSALGLFPLTGLTLLVNSGQWTVNSRKSVILFTVHCSLVFIPALLLPAWWYIRNLQLYGDLLGWNAFIAVLGKRQAPASLAQLWGERESFTRSYWGLFGGVNVPMSDWIYTALNTVALIAIIGLAVFLIRSIVLFRRSNSPLLVSLSPSFSYFLLFAQLALLLYGLIQWATITWSSQGRLVFSGISAITVLMTLGLRTLLSARVRSTGLGAIAAFMAAVTLISPFSFISPKYTDPPSLTQEQIAAIPNRLDADFGSLTFPPEMRLLGYKLDTTQVTPGGPVQLTLYWQSLVAMDRDWSVFVHVADENQIVVAQRDTYPGLGLMPTRKWAVGRTLADTYVINVSPTTYAPDNASIEIGLYDYNTGERLLIVSGDQSGRDALRLAPLTIAANSGDLPNPQALNFGNQIQLAGYEMDRRALASGEALTLTLYWRSITPITTNYSIFAHVRGAGESLWAQADSWPQDGAAPTATWVPGKIVSDIRTLTLKPDTPPGVYDVEVGLYDENGNRLQLILPDGRLTDNFVFLSKIRVLP comes from the coding sequence TTGCGCAAACTACAACACGCCCCCCGAAGGGGCCAACCCATCTTCTGGCTTGTCGTTAGCTTTATCATCGTTGGCTCAATCTACGCCGTCACCACGCCCCTCTTCGAAGCCTCCGACGAACTGTGGCACTACCCGATGGTGCAACATCTTTCGCGGGGCGGGGCGCTTCCGGTGCAGGACCCGAACAACGTCGGCCCGTGGCGGCAGGAGGCCAGCCAGCCGCCGCTGTATTACTATCTCATGGGCTGGGCCACCGCTTGGGTTGACATCGCCAAAGGCGATGACATGCAACAAGTTCGCTGGCTCAACCCGCACGTAGATAACGGCATCATCACCGCCGACGGCAACATCAACCTTGCCATTCACACGCCCGCTGAGAACTGGCCCTGGCGTGGAACCGTGCTGGCCGTGCGCCTCGTTCGCCTGCTTTCAGTCCTCATGAGCGCAGGCACGGTGCTGTTCACCTACCTCCTCGCCCGCGAGTTCTTCGACGACGAACCTTCGCGCCTCATGAGCGCCGCCATCGTCGCCTTCACGCCCATGTTCGCCTTCATCTCCGGCGCGGTGAACAACGACAATTTGGCCTCCCTCCTCTCGGCGGCCATTCTATTCCTTCTCGTTCGCTTTGTACGTAATACCCAATACCCAATACCCAATACTCAATACTTGCTTCTGGGGATTCTCTTGGGCCTCGCCGCCCTCACCAAACAATCGGCCCTCGGCCTCTTTCCGCTTACTGGCCTCACACTTCTAGTGAACAGTGGGCAGTGGACAGTGAACAGTCGGAAATCGGTAATACTGTTCACTGTTCACTGTTCACTCGTCTTTATTCCCGCCCTCCTCCTCCCCGCCTGGTGGTACATTCGCAACCTCCAACTTTACGGCGACCTGCTGGGCTGGAACGCCTTTATTGCCGTGCTGGGCAAGCGGCAGGCCCCGGCCTCTCTCGCTCAGCTTTGGGGCGAACGCGAAAGCTTCACCCGCTCTTACTGGGGCCTCTTCGGCGGCGTCAATGTCCCTATGAGCGACTGGATTTACACCGCCCTCAACACCGTCGCCCTCATCGCCATCATCGGTTTGGCCGTCTTCCTTATTCGTTCCATTGTTCTATTCCGTCGTTCTAACTCCCCACTCCTTGTCTCCTTGTCTCCTTCTTTTTCTTACTTCCTGCTCTTCGCCCAACTCGCCCTCCTCCTCTACGGCCTCATTCAATGGGCAACTATCACCTGGTCGTCTCAGGGCCGTCTCGTCTTTAGCGGAATCTCGGCCATCACGGTGTTGATGACGTTGGGACTCAGAACCCTGCTCTCCGCCAGAGTCCGCTCAACCGGCCTCGGGGCCATTGCTGCCTTTATGGCCGCCGTCACCCTCATTTCCCCCTTTTCCTTCATTTCCCCAAAGTACACTGATCCGCCATCGCTTACTCAGGAACAAATCGCCGCCATCCCCAACCGCCTCGACGCCGACTTTGGCTCGCTCACCTTCCCGCCCGAAATGCGCCTGCTCGGCTACAAGCTCGATACGACTCAAGTAACGCCCGGCGGCCCGGTGCAACTCACGTTATACTGGCAATCGTTGGTGGCGATGGATCGCGATTGGAGCGTCTTCGTGCATGTGGCTGACGAGAACCAGATCGTCGTCGCCCAGCGCGACACCTACCCCGGCCTCGGCCTGATGCCCACGCGCAAGTGGGCGGTTGGGCGAACGCTGGCCGACACTTACGTGATCAACGTTTCGCCAACGACTTACGCGCCGGACAATGCCAGCATTGAGATTGGCCTGTACGATTACAATACTGGTGAGCGATTGCTGATTGTTTCTGGCGATCAATCGGGCAGAGACGCGCTGAGGCTTGCGCCGCTGACCATCGCCGCAAATTCCGGCGATTTGCCAAACCCGCAAGCTCTCAACTTTGGAAATCAGATTCAACTCGCGGGCTACGAAATGGATCGGCGCGCGCTAGCTTCGGGCGAGGCGCTAACTCTAACTCTCTACTGGCGCTCAATTACACCAATAACCACTAACTACTCTATCTTCGCCCACGTTCGCGGTGCAGGCGAATCACTCTGGGCGCAGGCCGACTCGTGGCCGCAAGACGGGGCCGCGCCGACTGCAACCTGGGTTCCCGGCAAGATCGTCTCCGACATCCGCACCCTGACCCTCAAGCCCGACACCCCGCCCGGCGTGTACGATGTGGAAGTTGGCCTCTACGACGAAAACGGCAATCGCCTGCAACTCATTTTGCCCGATGGCCGCCTGACGGACAACTTTGTATTCCTGTCCAAGATTCGAGTTCTGCCCTGA
- a CDS encoding glycosyltransferase family 4 protein, whose translation MKIGFVTGEYPPMQGGVGDFSRELAHALAALGHDVHVITHTSIGSGDFSRPLPTTKVVTTNVNVHPITRSWNLQSLLFVRRLVRALSLDLINIQYQAAAYGMTAPIHALPKVAGLPSVVTFHDLRVPYLFPKAGRLRRDAVNTLAHSASGVIVTNPEDRLALERDSRIKHLAEIPIGSNIKPFATHNGIRNTQYGPRWGFTDSDVVVGYFGFLNTSKGGETLFRALAQLPNYKLLLIGGRAGTSDPTNAAYAAQLDSLAIQLGVASRIIRTGFLPPAETTQALLACDLMAMPYVDGASFRRGTFMACLAHGLPTITTQPATPLPQLRDGDNIRLLPPEDPAALAAAIRELAADSALRLKLSIGALELAEEFTWDKIAMQTATFFEKILDRQE comes from the coding sequence ATGAAGATCGGCTTCGTCACCGGCGAATACCCGCCCATGCAAGGCGGCGTGGGTGACTTCTCGCGCGAACTCGCCCACGCCCTGGCCGCCCTGGGCCACGATGTTCACGTCATCACCCATACTTCCATCGGTAGTGGCGACTTTAGTCGCCCCTTGCCGACGACTAAAGTCGTCACTACGAACGTCAACGTTCATCCCATCACTCGCTCCTGGAATCTTCAATCTCTACTCTTTGTTCGCCGCCTCGTCCGCGCCCTCTCGCTCGACCTCATCAACATTCAATACCAGGCCGCCGCTTATGGCATGACAGCGCCGATTCACGCCTTGCCGAAAGTGGCCGGACTGCCATCGGTTGTCACCTTTCACGATCTTCGCGTCCCTTACCTTTTTCCAAAGGCAGGCCGCCTCCGCCGGGACGCCGTCAACACCCTCGCCCACTCGGCCTCCGGCGTCATCGTCACCAACCCCGAAGACCGGCTGGCTCTCGAACGCGACTCACGCATCAAACATCTCGCCGAGATTCCTATCGGTAGCAACATCAAACCCTTTGCCACCCACAACGGAATACGAAATACGCAATACGGCCCACGTTGGGGCTTCACGGACTCAGATGTCGTCGTTGGCTACTTCGGCTTCCTCAACACCAGCAAAGGCGGCGAAACCTTGTTCCGCGCTCTCGCCCAATTGCCCAATTACAAATTGCTTTTGATCGGCGGGCGCGCCGGAACCAGTGACCCGACCAACGCCGCCTATGCCGCCCAGCTTGACTCGCTGGCCATTCAACTTGGCGTCGCCAGCCGCATCATTCGCACCGGCTTCCTGCCGCCCGCCGAAACGACTCAAGCCCTCCTCGCCTGCGACCTCATGGCAATGCCCTACGTTGACGGCGCTTCCTTTCGGCGCGGAACGTTCATGGCCTGCCTGGCGCACGGCCTGCCTACCATCACCACCCAACCGGCCACGCCTCTGCCGCAACTGCGCGACGGCGACAACATCCGCCTCCTGCCACCCGAAGACCCTGCCGCCCTCGCCGCCGCCATCCGCGAACTGGCCGCCGACTCGGCTTTGCGCCTCAAACTATCTATCGGCGCGCTTGAACTCGCCGAGGAGTTCACATGGGATAAAATAGCGATGCAGACGGCGACCTTCTTTGAAAAGATTCTGGATCGCCAGGAATAA
- a CDS encoding polyprenyl synthetase family protein — MTTITKSSMTELLSPVRDGLKAVEDRMRDYVPDQHEALTAAINHLLASGGKRIRPAMSLLAAGIFGADSDEAVSVAASIEMLHTATLVHDDLIDGSLLRRGIPTLNANWNAGATVLTGDYIFARAADLAAQANSVRVMRIFARTLMILVNGEINQMFKSRGMASRDDYYRRIYAKTASVFEAATEAGAVVGRATEDEISALAECGRQVGSAFQIVDDILDFVGDSAHIGKPVGGDLRQGLVTLPALYFLEEHPNHPDLRALLNGHMGDAAITARVVEAVSNSGAIRASLNEARDFANRGLAALDTLRSPAGPYADSLRGLADYVVSRDL; from the coding sequence TTGACTACGATAACCAAATCTTCCATGACTGAACTGCTCTCGCCTGTGCGCGACGGGCTGAAGGCGGTGGAAGATCGGATGCGCGATTATGTGCCGGATCAGCACGAGGCCCTGACAGCGGCCATCAACCATTTGCTGGCCTCGGGCGGTAAGCGGATTCGCCCGGCCATGTCTTTGCTCGCGGCCGGCATTTTCGGCGCGGACTCGGATGAGGCGGTCTCGGTGGCCGCTTCGATTGAAATGTTGCACACGGCCACGCTGGTGCACGACGATTTGATTGACGGCTCGCTCTTGCGGCGCGGCATTCCCACCCTGAACGCCAACTGGAATGCCGGGGCCACCGTCCTCACCGGCGACTACATCTTTGCCCGCGCCGCCGACCTGGCCGCCCAGGCCAACAGTGTGCGCGTGATGCGTATCTTTGCCCGGACGTTGATGATCCTCGTCAACGGCGAGATCAACCAGATGTTCAAGAGCCGGGGCATGGCCAGCCGCGACGACTACTACCGCCGCATCTATGCCAAGACCGCCTCTGTTTTTGAGGCGGCCACCGAGGCTGGGGCGGTGGTGGGCCGGGCGACCGAGGATGAAATTTCGGCGCTGGCCGAATGTGGCCGGCAGGTTGGCTCCGCTTTTCAAATTGTGGACGATATTCTGGACTTTGTGGGCGACTCGGCTCACATTGGCAAGCCGGTGGGCGGCGACTTGCGGCAGGGGCTGGTGACGCTTCCGGCGCTCTACTTCCTGGAAGAACATCCCAACCATCCTGATCTCAGAGCCTTGCTCAACGGCCACATGGGTGACGCCGCCATTACCGCCCGGGTGGTCGAAGCCGTAAGCAACTCCGGCGCGATTCGCGCCTCACTCAACGAAGCCCGCGACTTTGCCAACCGGGGCCTGGCCGCGCTCGACACACTTCGCAGCCCCGCCGGCCCTTATGCCGACTCTCTGCGCGGCCTGGCCGATTACGTCGTCAGCCGCGATCTCTGA
- a CDS encoding TatD family hydrolase, with protein sequence MSAFDADRDAVIARAREAGVGRIMNPGVDLDSSRRAVALAEKYPEVYAAVGFHPHDAAKLGADELRELRVLATHPKVKAIGEIGLDYYRNLSPQDVQQKAFRAQLELAAELSLPVIIHNREAFADVIGMLTEWGWAREAARPSGVLHSFSGDRTQVEPSLKVNFLLGLTGPITFPKADEMRAVAATAPLSKLLVETDAPYLTPAPRRGKRNEPAYARYVAGKLAEVRGEDFETIVRQTGANASLLFEWSNSD encoded by the coding sequence ATGTCCGCTTTCGACGCCGACCGGGACGCAGTGATCGCCCGCGCCCGCGAGGCCGGGGTGGGGCGCATCATGAACCCGGGCGTTGATCTGGACTCGAGCCGCCGGGCGGTGGCCCTGGCCGAGAAGTATCCCGAAGTCTATGCCGCCGTTGGCTTTCACCCGCACGACGCGGCCAAACTGGGCGCGGATGAACTGAGAGAGCTTCGGGTGCTGGCAACACACCCGAAGGTGAAGGCGATTGGCGAGATCGGGCTGGACTACTATCGCAACCTTTCGCCGCAGGACGTTCAGCAGAAGGCGTTTCGGGCGCAACTGGAGCTGGCCGCTGAGTTGAGCCTGCCGGTGATCATTCACAACCGGGAAGCGTTCGCCGATGTGATCGGGATGTTGACAGAATGGGGTTGGGCACGAGAGGCGGCCAGACCGTCCGGCGTCCTGCACTCGTTCAGCGGCGACCGGACTCAGGTGGAGCCGTCTCTGAAGGTCAACTTTCTTCTGGGCCTCACCGGGCCGATCACGTTTCCGAAGGCCGACGAGATGCGCGCTGTGGCCGCGACTGCGCCCCTCTCGAAGTTATTGGTTGAGACCGATGCGCCTTATCTGACGCCCGCGCCGCGCCGGGGCAAGCGCAACGAACCGGCTTACGCGCGTTACGTGGCCGGGAAGCTGGCCGAGGTGCGTGGCGAAGACTTTGAAACGATTGTGAGGCAGACGGGCGCCAACGCCAGTCTGCTCTTTGAATGGAGTAATTCCGATTGA
- a CDS encoding phosphopentomutase: protein MIRINQTIIIVLDSVGVGDAPDAEAYGDVGSNTTGNIARAVGGLSLPNLAMLGLGHLGNFDGIPVVEKPTGAYGRLTEVSAGKDTTTGHWELGGVSLKKPFPTFPNGFPKEFVESYETRIGRRTLGNYPASGTVIIEQLGAEHVATGKPIIYTSADSVFQIAAHEEVIPIGELYRLCEIAREMLVDELAVGRVIARPFVGPVGAFKRTERRRDFSLTPPADTILDKVKAAGLMSAGVGKIEDIFAHRGLTDVNHTGNNEAGVTATIEFIKTRRPGLIFTNLVDFDALYGHRNNVEGYAQALRDFDRRLPEILAAMSDDDVLFITADHGNDPTTPSTDHSRERVPLLAAGKRIKPVAIGTRGSFADLAATVANVLNVEPPNEGSEFASVIL, encoded by the coding sequence ATGATAAGAATTAACCAAACCATCATCATCGTCCTCGACAGCGTTGGCGTTGGCGACGCGCCGGACGCCGAGGCCTACGGCGACGTTGGCTCGAACACCACCGGCAATATCGCTCGCGCTGTAGGCGGCTTGAGTTTGCCCAACCTGGCAATGCTTGGCCTCGGCCATCTTGGGAACTTCGACGGCATCCCAGTGGTGGAAAAGCCGACCGGCGCGTATGGCCGCCTGACCGAAGTGTCGGCGGGCAAGGACACGACGACCGGCCATTGGGAGTTGGGCGGCGTCTCGCTCAAGAAACCGTTTCCCACATTCCCCAATGGTTTCCCAAAAGAATTTGTGGAAAGTTACGAGACTCGAATCGGTCGAAGAACGCTCGGCAACTATCCCGCCTCTGGCACGGTCATTATCGAGCAACTGGGCGCAGAACACGTCGCCACCGGCAAGCCCATCATCTACACCTCAGCCGACAGCGTGTTTCAGATTGCCGCTCACGAAGAAGTGATTCCAATTGGCGAGCTTTATCGGCTGTGCGAAATCGCCCGCGAGATGTTGGTGGACGAATTAGCTGTGGGGCGGGTGATTGCCCGTCCGTTCGTCGGGCCGGTCGGCGCATTCAAGCGCACCGAGCGCCGCCGCGACTTTTCACTCACCCCGCCGGCCGACACGATTTTAGACAAGGTGAAGGCGGCAGGGTTAATGTCGGCGGGGGTGGGCAAGATCGAAGATATTTTCGCGCATCGCGGCCTGACCGATGTCAATCACACCGGCAACAACGAGGCCGGGGTGACGGCCACCATCGAGTTCATCAAGACGCGCCGTCCCGGCCTGATCTTCACCAACCTGGTGGACTTCGACGCGCTGTACGGCCACCGCAACAATGTTGAAGGATACGCTCAAGCCTTGCGTGACTTCGACCGCCGCCTGCCGGAAATTCTGGCGGCGATGAGCGATGACGACGTGCTGTTCATCACCGCCGATCACGGCAACGACCCGACCACGCCCTCGACCGATCACTCACGCGAGCGCGTGCCACTGCTGGCGGCGGGCAAGCGCATCAAGCCGGTTGCCATTGGCACGCGCGGCTCGTTTGCCGATTTGGCGGCTACGGTTGCCAACGTGCTGAACGTAGAGCCGCCAAATGAAGGCTCAGAGTTTGCATCTGTGATTTTGTAG
- the ltrA gene encoding group II intron reverse transcriptase/maturase, translating into MKNDYRQSDGGVVPEKSPNITERTGMEEMEGRPPTKGNVVQPVMLWTQSRDNGMEAALKRIRIAVEREKEVKFTALYHHVYNADHLREAYLRLKRDAAPGVDGETWQQYGQNLENNLQDLSARLRRGAYWATPVRRVYIPKADGRQRPLGIPTLEDKIVQWVTAQIFTVIWEAEFLGFSYGFRRGRNPHSALDALTVGVTQKQVNWVLDADIRGYYDTISHDWLVKFIEHRVGDKRIVRLIQKWLKAGVLEEGSWTPSEEGTPQGGLISPVLANIYLHYVFDQWAHQWRKRNARGEVILVRYADDFVVGFEHREEAEQFQGELTERLKKFNLELHTDKTRLIEFGRYAATNREKRGESKPETFNFLGFTHICGKTRKGYFTVKRQTMRKRLRAKVRAVKLELHRRLHEPIPKQGAWLRSVILGHFRYYGVPMNSPALSEFRNQIVRVWKRALERRSQKARLTWERMSRLGRNWLPYPRIYHLYPSQRLIG; encoded by the coding sequence ATGAAGAACGACTACAGGCAGTCGGACGGGGGCGTAGTACCTGAGAAATCTCCGAACATCACTGAACGAACAGGGATGGAGGAGATGGAGGGAAGGCCGCCGACTAAAGGGAATGTGGTTCAACCCGTCATGCTCTGGACACAGAGCCGGGACAATGGCATGGAAGCGGCGTTGAAACGCATCCGAATAGCAGTGGAACGAGAAAAGGAGGTCAAGTTCACCGCGCTCTACCATCACGTCTACAACGCTGACCATCTGCGCGAAGCGTATCTCCGCCTCAAACGAGATGCCGCGCCGGGGGTGGACGGTGAGACGTGGCAACAGTACGGGCAAAACTTGGAGAACAATCTGCAAGACTTGTCTGCGCGGTTGCGGCGTGGAGCGTACTGGGCAACTCCGGTTCGGCGGGTGTACATACCCAAAGCTGACGGACGCCAGAGACCGTTGGGAATACCGACGCTGGAAGACAAGATAGTGCAATGGGTGACAGCGCAGATATTCACGGTCATTTGGGAAGCGGAGTTTCTGGGCTTCTCGTATGGATTTCGACGGGGGCGCAACCCGCACAGCGCGCTGGATGCGTTGACAGTCGGAGTCACACAGAAGCAGGTGAACTGGGTGCTGGATGCGGACATTCGCGGGTACTACGACACCATCTCCCACGATTGGCTGGTGAAGTTCATCGAGCATCGGGTTGGGGACAAGCGCATCGTGCGTCTCATCCAGAAATGGTTGAAAGCCGGTGTGCTTGAAGAAGGGAGTTGGACGCCGAGTGAAGAAGGGACGCCGCAAGGAGGGCTGATTAGCCCGGTCTTGGCGAACATCTATCTTCACTATGTGTTCGACCAGTGGGCGCACCAGTGGCGGAAGCGGAACGCGCGTGGGGAAGTCATCCTCGTGCGGTACGCCGACGACTTCGTGGTGGGCTTTGAGCATCGTGAGGAAGCGGAGCAATTTCAAGGCGAACTGACGGAGCGACTGAAGAAGTTCAATTTGGAACTGCACACCGACAAGACCCGACTGATTGAGTTCGGACGCTATGCGGCGACGAACCGCGAGAAACGGGGCGAAAGCAAACCGGAGACGTTCAACTTCTTGGGCTTCACGCACATCTGCGGTAAGACTCGGAAGGGATACTTTACGGTGAAGCGGCAAACGATGCGAAAACGATTGCGGGCGAAGGTGCGAGCAGTGAAACTGGAACTGCACCGACGCCTGCATGAGCCAATCCCGAAACAAGGCGCGTGGTTGCGGTCGGTTATCTTGGGACACTTTCGGTACTACGGTGTGCCAATGAATAGTCCGGCTCTGAGCGAATTCCGAAACCAAATCGTGAGAGTGTGGAAGCGCGCGCTGGAACGGCGCAGTCAGAAAGCCCGCCTCACTTGGGAGCGGATGTCTCGCTTGGGGCGTAACTGGTTGCCTTATCCTCGTATCTACCATCTGTATCCGTCTCAACGGCTAATCGGCTGA